A portion of the Luxibacter massiliensis genome contains these proteins:
- a CDS encoding helix-turn-helix domain-containing protein: protein MLKATTIQERLWELRKDKGLNLEELAQQTGISKSALASYEANDNKEINHGNLVTLADFYEVSLDYLFCRTENREQINTPLMELHLNDEMVALLKSGRINNRLLCEIATNDKFEQLMTDTEIYIDGHATSTFRTLYETLEEQRQTIIQKYKQAENDFYSKTILAAEVKEEDFFCHVTHKTWDAILHDIRKAHEHDIDSTPDYSAAKKVAMDIRKAIQSSGDYLGKVWAVIFNTLGLDFYKLPPDEQKILKKILSKAPNIKNSPFNFRRKRK from the coding sequence GAACGCCTTTGGGAGTTACGCAAGGATAAAGGCTTAAATCTGGAAGAACTGGCGCAGCAAACCGGCATTTCAAAGTCAGCCCTCGCCAGTTATGAAGCCAACGACAATAAGGAAATCAACCACGGCAACCTTGTCACGCTGGCGGATTTTTATGAGGTATCTCTTGATTATCTGTTCTGCCGGACAGAAAACCGGGAGCAGATAAACACGCCCCTGATGGAACTGCACCTGAATGATGAAATGGTGGCGCTGCTAAAGAGTGGCCGTATCAACAACCGGCTCCTGTGTGAGATTGCTACCAACGATAAATTTGAGCAGCTTATGACCGACACGGAGATATACATAGACGGTCATGCAACCTCCACCTTTCGCACCCTGTATGAGACTTTGGAAGAACAGCGGCAGACCATCATCCAGAAATACAAGCAGGCGGAAAATGATTTCTATTCAAAGACCATCCTTGCCGCAGAGGTAAAGGAAGAAGATTTCTTCTGCCATGTGACGCACAAAACATGGGACGCCATTCTCCATGACATACGAAAAGCCCATGAACATGACATTGACAGCACGCCGGATTACTCTGCCGCAAAGAAAGTGGCGATGGATATTCGGAAAGCCATTCAATCCTCCGGGGATTATCTGGGAAAGGTGTGGGCGGTCATTTTCAATACGCTCGGCCTTGACTTTTACAAGCTGCCGCCGGATGAACAGAAGATATTAAAAAAGATATTGTCAAAAGCGCCGAACATCAAAAACAGCCCCTTCAACTTCCGGCGCAAGAGAAAATGA
- a CDS encoding helix-hairpin-helix domain-containing protein: MGKLQEIPGVGKNIEQDLINIGIREISDLKGKKPEELYLQDCLYKGFQEDKCQLYVFRLAVYFAEHETHEAEKLKWWYWKDKEYPDKE; the protein is encoded by the coding sequence ATTCCCGGAGTTGGAAAAAATATTGAACAAGATTTAATAAACATTGGCATACGAGAGATTTCTGATTTAAAAGGAAAGAAACCAGAAGAATTGTATTTGCAGGATTGTCTATACAAAGGATTTCAGGAAGATAAGTGCCAGCTTTATGTTTTCCGCCTTGCCGTGTATTTTGCCGAACATGAAACCCATGAAGCAGAAAAATTAAAATGGTGGTATTGGAAAGATAAAGAATATCCGGACAAAGAATAA